In Candidatus Methylomirabilota bacterium, one genomic interval encodes:
- a CDS encoding response regulator, with translation MAKVMVVDDAYSELKFMEGILKSAGLDVVTSLDGDKLEDKMVTERPDLLLLDIVMPNRNGYELLRSIKRDARTRHTPVVLVSSKNQDSDRVWGKRQGADEYLGKPFTAEQLVTMVRQFVK, from the coding sequence ATGGCCAAGGTCATGGTGGTCGACGACGCCTACTCGGAGCTCAAGTTCATGGAAGGCATCCTCAAGTCCGCCGGCCTCGACGTCGTGACGAGCCTGGACGGCGACAAGCTCGAGGACAAGATGGTCACGGAGCGCCCGGACCTGCTGCTCCTCGACATCGTCATGCCCAACCGCAACGGCTACGAGCTTCTCCGCAGCATCAAGCGTGACGCGCGCACGCGGCACACGCCCGTGGTGCTGGTCAGCTCGAAGAACCAGGATAGCGATCGCGTGTGGGGGAAGCGACAGGGCGCCGACGAATATCTCGGCAAGCCTTTCACCGCCGAGCAGCTCGTCACCATGGTCAGGCAGTTCGTCAAGTGA